A single region of the Salipaludibacillus sp. LMS25 genome encodes:
- a CDS encoding YtzH-like family protein produces the protein MAINYYHQLTLLKDILANQLTEDYGSHDEFHQLQSLVQSLVQNNATPEDLKQTLLSIEQYAYQHDKEGAHSHLGSADLTSWIQQVNHESDKYH, from the coding sequence ATGGCAATAAATTACTACCATCAGTTAACATTATTGAAAGATATTTTGGCTAATCAATTAACAGAGGATTATGGTAGCCATGATGAGTTCCATCAATTACAAAGTCTCGTCCAGTCTCTCGTCCAAAATAATGCTACTCCTGAAGATTTAAAGCAAACGCTTTTGTCCATCGAACAATATGCCTATCAGCATGATAAAGAGGGTGCACACAGTCATTTAGGTTCAGCAGATTTAACGAGTTGGATTCAGCAAGTGAATCATGAATCTGATAAATATCATTAA
- a CDS encoding phosphotransferase family protein gives MRVKRLEHFMGEGWQLRPAGGSTGEAYIAEQGEQKIFIKRNSSPFLAVLSAEGIVPKLLWTKRLENGDVITAQRWVDGHELKATDMTDFRVASLLSKIHQSKDLLDMFKRMGNLALNPEHLLSKLVHKREHVKFEDATVTKSFKWLLENVPLFSEENYVVCHADINHNNWMSHGENDLYLIDWDCAQVADPALDLAPLLYIYIPKNTWRTWLKTYGVEMSADLLSRMRWYMIVECIDNIIWYWQRNELKYMLKWADKLKYVLKEIEQI, from the coding sequence ATGAGGGTGAAACGATTGGAACATTTCATGGGTGAAGGATGGCAGTTACGACCTGCTGGCGGTTCGACAGGAGAGGCGTATATTGCTGAACAAGGAGAACAAAAAATTTTTATTAAACGAAATTCTTCACCGTTTTTAGCTGTGCTTTCAGCAGAGGGAATTGTTCCAAAGTTGTTATGGACAAAACGCCTTGAAAACGGAGATGTGATTACAGCACAGCGTTGGGTGGACGGTCATGAATTGAAAGCGACTGATATGACTGACTTCCGTGTTGCATCTTTGTTATCAAAGATTCATCAGTCCAAGGACTTGTTGGATATGTTTAAAAGGATGGGGAATTTGGCATTAAACCCAGAGCATTTACTAAGCAAGTTAGTGCATAAGCGAGAACACGTAAAGTTTGAAGATGCTACTGTAACTAAATCGTTTAAATGGCTTTTAGAAAATGTCCCGCTTTTCTCTGAAGAGAATTATGTGGTTTGTCATGCTGATATTAATCATAATAATTGGATGAGTCATGGAGAGAACGATCTTTATCTAATCGATTGGGACTGTGCGCAAGTGGCTGATCCCGCCTTAGATCTGGCTCCACTCCTATATATCTATATACCAAAAAATACTTGGAGGACATGGCTTAAAACGTATGGTGTGGAGATGTCTGCAGATTTATTAAGCCGAATGCGTTGGTACATGATCGTAGAATGTATTGATAATATTATATGGTATTGGCAGCGCAATGAATTAAAATATATGCTAAAATGGGCAGATAAATTGAAGTATGTCTTAAAAGAAATAGAACAGATTTAG